In the Malaclemys terrapin pileata isolate rMalTer1 chromosome 12, rMalTer1.hap1, whole genome shotgun sequence genome, one interval contains:
- the LOC128847028 gene encoding olfactory receptor 12D1-like, whose amino-acid sequence MKKQTEVSEFVFLGLTNLPGLNHFLFPLILLLYMTSLLGNVAIITTVVAEPRLHTPMYFFLGNLSSLDIFFSTVTVPKMLSGFLSEHQTISFAGCLAQLHFFHLLGSSEAVLLAVMAYDCYVAICNPLRYRLVMSPQTCLLLAAATWSTSFLHTLISTVMTSRLHFCGSNLVPHFFCDIKPLLSLACGSTHLNLTLLNIDAGVLGLSSFVLTLFSYIYIISFLLLKVHSWESRRKAFSTCASHLTVVSLFYMPVLGNYMISSPGFPSERDMIPTLMYSIITPVLNPLIYTLRNEEVKTALKKFLNRKLFPK is encoded by the coding sequence ATGAAGAAGCAGACAGAGGTGAGTGAGTTTGTCTTCTTGGGCCTGACCAATCTCCCAGGGCTGAATCATTTCCTCTTCCCTCTCATCCTCCTGCTCTACATGACCAGCCTGCTGGGTAACGTGGCCATCATAACCACGGTAGTGGCCGAGCCCCggctccacacccccatgtacttctttctGGGCAACCTCTCCAGCCTGGACATCTTCTTTTCTACAGTTACTGTGCCCAAGATGCTGTCTGGTTTCCTGTCAGAGCACCAGACCATCTCCTTTGCCGgctgcctggcccagctccacttTTTCCACCTCCTCGGCAGCAGTGAGGCCGTGCTGCTGGCCGTCATGGCCTACGATTGCTATGTTGCCATTTGCAACCCATTGCGCTACAGGCTGGTCATGAGTCCACAGACCTGCCTGCTCCTGGCAGCGGCAACCTGGTCCACCAGCTTCCTGCACACCCTGATATCCACAGTCATGACCTCCCGGCTACACTTCTGCGGCTCCAACCTCGTCCCCCACTTCTTCTGTGATATCAAGCCCCTGCTGAGCCTTGCCTGCGGCAGCACCCACCTCAACCTGACCCTACTCAACATCGATGCTGGTGTCCTTGGTCTGAGTTCCTTTGTCCTCACGCTCTTCTCCTACATCTACatcatctccttcctcctcctgaaaGTCCACTCGTGGGAAAGTAGGAGAAAGGCCTTCTCCACCTGCGCATCCCACCTCACTGTGGTATCTCTATTCTATATGCCAGTCCTTGGCAACTACATGATTTCCTCACCGGGTTTCCCCTCTGAAAGAGACATGATACCCACCCTCATGTACAGCATCATCACCCCAGTTCTGAACCCCCTGATCTACACCCTGAGAAATGAGGAGGTGAAAACAGCACTAAAGAAATTCCTGAACAGAAAACTCTTCCCTAAATGA